A single genomic interval of Vulpes vulpes isolate BD-2025 chromosome 3, VulVul3, whole genome shotgun sequence harbors:
- the DNAJB11 gene encoding dnaJ homolog subfamily B member 11 has translation MAPQNLGTLCLLLLYLLGAAIAGRDFYKILGVPRSASIKDIKKAYRKLALQLHPDRNPDDPRAQEKFQDLGAAYEVLSDSEKRKQYDTYGEEGLKDGHQSSHGDIFSHFFGDFGFMFGGTPRQQDRNIPRGSDIIVDLEVTLEEVYAGNFVEVVRNKPVARQAPGKRKCNCRQEMRTTQLGPGRFQMTQEVVCDECPNVKLVNEERTLEVEIEPGVRDGMEYPFIGEGEPHVDGEPGDLRFRIKVVKHPIFERRGDDLYTNVTISLVESLVGFDMDITHLDGHKVHISRDKITRPGAKLWKKGEGLPNFDNNNIKGSLIITFDVDFPKEQLTEEAREGIKQLLNQGSVQKVYNGLQGY, from the exons GCGAGATTTCTATAAGATCTTGGGGGTGCCTCGCAGCGCCtctataaaagacattaaaaaggcCTACAGGAAACTAGCCCTGCAACTTCATCCTGACCGGAACCCGGATGACCCACGAGCTCAGGAGAAATTCCAGGACCTAGGTGCTGCTTATGAG GTTCTGTCAGATAGTGAGAAACGAAAACAGTATGATACTTACGGTGAAGAGGGATTAAAAGATGGTCATCAGAGCTCCCATGGAGACATTTTTTCACA CTTCTTTGGAGATTTTGGTTTCATGTTTGGAGGAACCCCTCGTCAGCAAGACAGAAATATTCCAAGAGGCAGTGATATTATTGTAGATCTAGAAGTCACTTTGGAAGAAGTATATGCAGGAAATTTTGTGGAA GTAGTTAGAAACAAACCCGTGGCAAGGCAGGCTCCAGGCAAACGAAAATGCAACTGCCGGCAGGAGATGCGGACTACCCAGCTGGGCCCAGGGCGCTTCCAGATGACCCAGGAGGTGGTCTGTGACGAGTGCCCTAATGTCAA ACTAGTGAATGAAGAACGAACACTAGAGGTAGAAATAGAACCTGGAGTGAGAGATGGAATGGAGTACCCCTTTATTGGAGAAG GTGAGCCTCATGTGGATGGAGAGCCAGGAGACCTGCGGTTCCGAATCAAAGTTGTCAA GCACCCAATATTTGAAAGGAGAGGAGATGATTTGTATACAAACGTGACAATCTCACTAGTCGAGTCTCTGGTGGGCTTTGATATGGATATTACTCACTTGGATGGCCACAAG GTACATATTTCCCGGGATAAGATCACAAGACCAGGAGCCAAGCtatggaagaaaggagaagggctCCCCAACTTTGACAACAACAACATCAAGGGCTCTTTGATAATCACTTTTGATGTGGATTTTCCAAAAGAACAGTTAACAGAGGAAGCAAGAGAAG GTATCAAACAGCTTCTGAACCAAGGATCAGTGCAGAAGGTATACAATGGACTGCAAGGATATTAA